Proteins found in one Drosophila innubila isolate TH190305 chromosome X, UK_Dinn_1.0, whole genome shotgun sequence genomic segment:
- the LOC117781070 gene encoding glutamate--cysteine ligase, protein MGLLSEGNPLSWEETKKLADHVREHGINQFINLYHRLKDRQGDILKWGDEVEYIIVKFDDEQKVARVALKAKDLLSKLNEKELADPKGVKSLWRPEYGAYMIEGTPGKPFGGLMAHFNLVEANMRYRREEVTELLASDECVMSITNFPRLGAPNFTYPLHLPRPEDPLSSARSLYFPDEAIFPGHPRFKTLTRNIRMRRGEKVSIKLKVFKDVNTKLPVEGAPPGEPDVVLLDAMGFGMGCCCLQLTFQACNITEARRLYDQLAPLCPIMLALTAASPVYRGYLTESDCRWNVISSSVDCRTPEERGLSPLKESKFRIAKSRYDSIDSYLSPEGAKYNDVKLTYDESVYNRLIDGGIDHLLAQHVAHLFIRDTVSLFSEKVHQNDNEDTDHFENIQSTNWQTMRFKPPPPNSSIGWRVEFRPCEAQISDFENAAIVCFVVLLTRVILSYQLNFLTPISKVDENMQTAQKRDACRKEKFWFRKSSKSTEQRAACVQLNGAPAGCATNGKAGEQAHLNGTAKLNGQCNGLNGNTNNTNGIHAQNGVDSDHTDTDDEENELFQLLTINEIFNGKPDVFPGLVPLIRSYLQSMEVDTDTHCTIEQYLRFIQKRAAGELITTATWIREQVLKHPDYKKDSVVSERINYDLLKTIQRIQEGKHIEPALLGQGNHSKTKDFIPPALQKQLAKTGCCEDK, encoded by the exons ATGGGCCTATTGAGCGAGGGCAATCCACTCTCCTGGGAGGAGACAAAGAAGCTAGCGGATCATGTGCGTGAGCATGGCATCAATCAGTTTATAAATCTGTACCACAGACTGAAGGATCGTCAAGGCGATATACTTAAATGGGGCGATGAGGTCGAATATATTATTGTGAAATTCGATGATGAACAGAAGGTGGCACGTGTGGCGCTCAAGGCCAAGGATTTGCTGAGCAAACTCAATGAAAAGGAACTGGCCGATCCCAAGGGTGTCAAATCACTGTGGCGTCCCGAATATGGTGCATACATGATCGAGGGCACACCGGGTAAACCATTTGGTGGCCTCATGGCCCATTTCAATTTGGTGGAGGCCAATATGCGCTATAGACGCGAAGAAGTCACCGAGCTGCTGGCCAGCGATGAGTGTGTCATGTCCATTACCAACTTTCCACGTCTTGGTGCACCAAATTTCACCTATCCATTACATCTGCCACGTCCCGAGGATCCATTGAGCTCGGCACGTTCCCTATACTTTCCCGATGAGGCCATCTTTCCGGGTCATCCACGTTTCAAGACGCTGACCCGCAACATTCGCATGCGACGCGGCGAGAAGGTTTCCATCAAATTAAAGG ttTTTAAGGATGTGAACACAAAGTTGCCCGTGGAGGGAGCACCGCCGGGTGAACCCGATGTTGTCCTACTGGATGCCATGGGCTTTGGCATgggctgttgctgcttgcaACTGACGTTCCAGGCTTGCAACATAACGGAGGCACGTCGTCTATACGATCAACTGGCACCGCTTTGTCCCATCATGTTGGCATTGACAGCCGCCTCGCCGGTTTATCGTGGCTATCTAACCGAATCGGATTGCCGCTGGAATGTGATTAGCTCCTCGGTCGATTGTCGCACGCCGGAGGAGCGCGGTCTGTCGCCGCTGAAGGAAAGCAAATTTCGTATTGCCAAATCGCGTTACGATTCCATAGATTCCTATCTGTCGCCGGAGGGTGCCAAATACAATGATGTCAAGTTGACCTACGATGAGAGTGTCTATAATCGTCTCATCGATGGCGGCATCGATCATCTGTTGGCCCAGCATGTGGCCCATCTCTTTATTCGGGACACGGTGTCGCTGTTTAGCGAGAAGGTGCATCAGAATGATAATGAGGATACGGATCACTTTGAGAACATTCAGTCGACCAATTGGCAAACAATGCGCTTCAAGCCGCCACCACCAAACAGCTCCATTGGCTGGCGTGTCGAGTTCCGTCCGTGCGAGGCACAGATCAGTGACTTTGAGAATGCCGCCATTGTTTGCTTTGTGGTCCTGCTGACTCGGGTGATTCTCTCGTATCAGCTCAATTTCCTAACACCCATCAGCAAGGTCGATGAGAATATGCAGACGGCCCAGAAGCGTGACGCTTGCCGTAAGGAGAAATTCTGGTTCCGCAAGTCATCCAAGTCGACGGAACAGCGCGCCGCATGTGTGCAACTCAATGGTGCCCCAGCGGGTTGTGCCACAAATGGCAAAGCTGGCGAGCAAGCGCATCTCAATGGCACCGCCAAACTAAATGGACAGTGCAATGGACTCAatggcaacaccaacaacaccaatgGCATTCACGCTCAAAATGGCGTCGATAGCGATCACACCGATACGGATGATGAGGAGAACGAGCTGTTCCAGTTGCTCACCATTAATGAGATCTTTAATGGCAAg CCCGATGTATTCCCCGGACTGGTGCCGCTTATACGCAGCTATCTGCAGTCCATGGAGGTGGACACGGACACGCACTGCACCATTGAACAGTATCTACGCTTCATACAGAAGCGTGCTGCCGGTGAACTGATCACCACCGCCACCTGGATTCGCGAACAGGTGCTCAAACATCCGGACTACAA GAAAGATTCGGTGGTTAGCGAACGCATTAACTATGATCTGCTGAAAACCATACAGCGCATTCAGGAGGGCAAGCATATTGAGCCGGCGCTGCTGGGTCAGGGTAATCATTCCAAGACGAAAGATTTCATTCCGCCCGCCTTACAGAAGCAGCTGGCCAAGACCGGTTGCTGTGAGGATAAATGA
- the LOC117781044 gene encoding NCK-interacting protein with SH3 domain — MAAAPTSPTTTTSAAEATTTTTTGVGAAAAAVAVAAATVEGAVGGIDTGNGIDTINGIEMLKALYDFQAVYPKTISFDEGEYFILYQTSARQRNWWQVVSMKGNIGFVPSNYVMKIKVEHDFLISFLNSSIESLEKCTEPEINGIMSKNELLDRLREKKHTMERLYAESSERDGDSSLSYSHSYSDKQQLSGSHSHSHRHSHSHTHPHPHPHQQQQQQMKSQQNSPPAPQRLDMSKKSMSSPAVGVSVSHSMPESPSMGSMQLQSSSCTIQTPQQQQQQQQQQQQQQPLPAPPLVASTSAAAAAAAAAAVVAQKVSASVSDVAQDNSITSEPSETTTTTTTTSEDVVTTYKETSQLSASNGGTSNAAAAAAVGGGGGAAAAATGASSTASTADHKSHNANVSGNESGNGNGNGNGNGNGGAGGDTTATHDDPLSLSLSQGVDSVPDKSEASDDACNGCINAADNSQALDDSIESPSRSVGHRHRLLAASAPLKVESSDVYQIVDALRRNTNLSFDLSCEALRVVLTSLEQLYNGAINPYLEAVAVHVTGKVATPKELLGITHDSKRLQYLFSQLADCKNDTEQRTWMLYEDEEDIIQFLEELVEILNNADENISCYEMSCDQYQMFINLVQYYQMETRWSIKRLLLKTFTAACHLDHIIVDILLTSVLPLEIVEDMKTHFANLDRFKQLVKMLTIIFSLGQPMPVNHQDYLGVHFASFLLEIVEGNNPELLVDMVIALILAFNQQFSEHTVNVIIEAMQNLPTAKVFTEKLLLLLNREDDPTRLLKHHNEHMNTVLRMFIDIFSHPDTAGMFYTNDIKVLIDIVVRQLSDLDAGNALRPCYLELCRRILRNTNYQEHQHRKHDLMKIFTRIFCEETECSASDQQLVREIANEFPQLFKA, encoded by the exons atgg cagcagcgccaacatcgcccacaacaacaacatcagcagcagaagcaacaacaacaacaacaactggagttggagcagcggcagcagcagtcgcagtggcagcagcaactgtcgAAGGAGCTGTCGGTGGCATCGATACTGGCAACGGCATCGATACTATCAACGGCATCGAGATGCTAAAAGCATTATACGATTTTCAAGCGGTTTATCCCAAAACAATCAGCTTCGATGAGGGTGAATATTTTATACTATATCAGACATCGGCACGCCAGCGTAATTGGTGGCAAGTTGTTAGCATGAAGGGCAACATTGGCTTTGTGCCATCCAATTACGTAATGAAGATTAAG GTGGAACATGACTTTCTCATCAGTTTTCTCAACTCATCAATTGAGTCGCTGGAAAAGTGCACAGAACCGGAGATCAATGGCATTATGTCCAAGAATGAGCTGCTCGACAGACTGCGCGAAAAGAAGCACACTATGGAGCGCCTATATGCT GAGAGTTCGGAACGTGATGGTGATTCATCGTTGTCCTATTCGCACAGTTATAGCGATAAGCAGCAGCTGAGTGGCAGCCACAGTCACTCACATCGTCACTCGCACTCGCATACGCATccacatcctcatcctcaccagcagcagcagcagcaaatgaaATCGCAACAGAATAGTCCGCCTGCCCCACAGCGACTGGACATGAGCAAGAAGAGCATGTCCAGTCCGGCGGTGGGGGTAAGTGTGTCACATTCGATGCCTGAGTCGCCTAGCATGGGCAGCATGCAACTgcagagcagcagctgcaccaTACAGacgccacagcagcagcaacaacagcaacaacaacaacagcaacaacagccactgCCAGCTCCTCCTTTAGTGGCAAgcacatcagcagcagcggcagctgcagcagctgctgctgttgtggcacAGAAAGTATCCGCATCTGTTTCGGATGTGGCGCAGGACAATAGCATCACCTCAGAGCCATCGgagacgacaacaacgacgacgacgaccaGCGAGGATGTGGTAACCACCTACAAGGAGACCAGTCAGCTGAGTGCCAGCAATGGTGGCACCTCAaatgccgctgctgctgctgccgttggtggtggtggtggtgcagctgcagcagccaCAGGTGCATCATCAACGGCATCGACAGCAGACCACAAATCACACAATGCCAATGTCAGTGGAAATGAAAGtggcaatggaaatggaaacggaaatgggaatggtaatggtggtgctggtggtgacACAACCGCAACGCACGATGATCCACTCAGTCTGAGCCTTAGCCAGGGTGTGGACAGTGTCCCAGACAAATCGGAGGCGAGTGATGATGCCTGCAATGGCTGCATTAATGCCGCCGACAATAGCCAAGCCTTGGATGATAGCATTGAGAGTCCATCACGTTCGGTGGGGCATCGGCATCGTCTGCTGGCGGCAAGTGCACCACTCAAAGTGGAATCATCGGATGTATATCAAATTGTCGATGCATTGCGTCGCAATACAAATCTCAGTTTCGATTTGTCTTGCGAGGCATTGCGCGTTGTCCTCACCAGCCTGGAGCAGTTGTATAATGGTGCCATCAATCCATATCTGGAGGCGGTTGCTGTCCACGTTACTGGCAAGGTGGCGACGCCCAAGGAACTGCTCGGCATCACGCACGACTCGAAGCGACTGCAATATTTGTTTAGCCAGCTGGCCGATTGTAAGAATGATACGGAGCAGCGCACTTGGATGCTCTACGAGGATGAGGAGGACATCATACAGTTTCTCGAGGAGCTCGTTGAGATACTG AACAATGCGGATGAGAACATCAGCTGCTATGAGATGTCATGCGATCAATATCAGATGTTTATCAATCTCGTGCAATATTATCAGATGGAGACACGCTGGTCCATCAAACGCCTCTTGTTAAAGACTTTCACAGCTGCCTGTCATCTTGATCACATCATTGTCGACATTCTGCTTACCTCGGTGCTGCCTCTGGAGATT GTGGAGGATATGAAGACGCACTTTGCCAATTTGGATCGCTTTAAGCAGCTGGTCAAGATGCTGACCATCATTTTCTCATTGGGTCAGCCCATGCCAGTGAATCATCAAG ATTATTTGGGCGTGCACTTTGCCAGTTTTCTACTGGAAATTGTGGAGGGCAACAATCCGGAGCTGCTTGTAGATATGGTAATTGCCCTAATACTGGCATTCAATCAGCAATTTAGCGAGCATACGGTCAATGTGATTATCGAGGCTATGCAAAATCTGCCAACAGCTAAAGTGTTCACCGAGAAGTTGTTGCTTCTACTCAATCGAGAGG aTGATCCAACGCGACTGTTAAAGCATCACAATGAGCATATGAACACAGTGCTGCGCATGTTTATTGACATATTCAGCCATCCGGATACCGCCGGAATGTTTTATACAAACGATATCAAGGTGCTCATCGATATTGTGGTGCGTCAACTATCAGATTTAGATGCGGGCAATGcg TTACGTCCGTGCTATTTGGAGCTGTGTCGTCGCATTTTGCGCAATACAAACTATCAGGAACATCAGCATCGCAAGCATGATCTCATGAAAATCTTTACGCGCATCTTCTGCGAGGAAACCGAATGCAGTGCATCCGATCAGCAGCTGGTGCGCGAAATAGCCAACGAATTTCCCCAATTATTTAaggcataa
- the LOC117781113 gene encoding nudC domain-containing protein 1, which yields MPVVDLAVDRNLLCANFDGYKLSFDAVAVLRQSLQRDPFKLEPHARNQYSLLHTELFARHNLLFSDPWARHNCYYVNTAHQLVLCSYDEQRGQARDQRIVYEMQLSDHGDGFAHIPGDYNYTLRFISEKYCVLCDGMLSYTLLDTGDRGRATTWQLITRTPINQIDPITASSSCVDFPRGFVLYDARLDIVQERKQISLAAGHVARRTAATELQTDVHIMEITWSRWVLDDATWRYDVCVKLETKGSIYYCAFEPRAQSLILCSNGELQTEAQREAAKAEEVAQPRAQLQNGQEQAEETEQAAYTWTQTEEDVTLRFPLANHVTCNDVHINCTQNQLQVECQSQMLLNATLFASVDNELTNWTVEREQLQLTLSKQQHEHWPRLLDAADEADSEPERLPIPNLEDPIEECDFPLDSASEDIKMVRFNLPTNAITHTIFLGAAPPLFVSTLRPGFPAAFATRQGSDGAVWLQQFQPARPEEWSVRHEGNLHAFGYVQASKQQRKFVDCCPDLDYAVICESYRHVFIYKPRNDSAGGLRNRNGPQVVIGKQNLVTLDDDVGEVLGLITAPNVITILTEHAVFYLQV from the exons ATGCCGGTGGTGGATTTAGCTGTGGATCGGAATCTGCTGTGTGCGAATTTCGATGGCTATAAGCTGTCGTTCGACGCAGTCGCTGTGCTGCGACAGAGCTTGCAACGGGATCCATTCAAATTGGAGCCGCATGCCAGGAATCAATATTCATTGCTGCACACGGAGTTGTTTGCCCGCCACAATTTGCTCTTTTCGGATCCGTGGGCGCGGCACAATTGTTATTATGTGAATACCGCCCATCAGCTGGTGCTGTGCTCCTACGATGAGCAACGTGGACAAGCGCGAGATCAACGCATTGTCTACGAAATGCAGCTGTCGGATCACGGCGATGGCTTCGCACACATTCCGGGTGATTACAACTATACGTTGCGCTTCATCTCGGAGAAGTATTGCGTGCTTTGTGATGGCATGCTGAGCTACACGCTGCTGGACACTGGAGATCGTGGACGTGCCACAACCTGGCAACTGATCACACGCACTCCGATCAATCAGATTGATCCAATCActgccagcagcagctgcgttGATTTCCCGCGTGGCTTTGTGCTCTACGATGCCCGTCTGGACATTGTCCAGGAGCGCAAGCAAATCTCTTTGGCTGCTGGACATGTGGCAAGACGCACAGCTGCCACTGAGCTGCAGACGGATGTGCACATCATGGAGATCACCTGGTCACGTTGGGTGCTAGATGATGCCACTTGGCGTTACGACGTTTGTGTCAAGCTGGAGACAAAGGGTTCCATTTACTATTGCGCCTTTGAGCCACGTGCGCAATCCTTAATACTCTGCTCCAATGGGGAACTACAAACAGAGGCGCAACGGGAGGCGGCCAAGGCGGAGGAAGTGGCACAGCCAAGAGCACAGCTGCAGAATGGCCAGGAGCAGGCAGAGGAGACGGAGCAGGCAGCTTACACCTGGACACAGACGGAGGAGGATGTGACTCTGCGCTTTCCTCTAGCAAATCATGTTACCTGCAACGATGTCCACATCAATTGCACACAGAATCAACTGCAAGTGGAGTGTCAATCCCAAATGCTGCTGAATGCCACACTCTTTGCTTCAGTGGACAACGAGCTGACCAACTGGACAGTGGAAAGAGAGCAGCTGCAGTTGACGCTGTCCAAGCAGCAACATGAGCACTGGCCACGTCTCTTAGATGCCGCAGATGAAGCGGATTCGGAGCCAGAACGTCTGCCAATACCGAATCTAGAGGATCCCATAGAGGAGTGCGATTTCCCGCTGGACTCCGCCAGCGAGGACATTAAAATGG TTCGCTTCAATTTACCCACAAATGCCATCACACACACCATATTTCTGGGCGCAGCTCCGCCTCTGTTTGTGTCCACATTGCGTCCGGGATTTCCGGCGGCATTTGCCACCCGACAGGGCAGCGATGGCGCCGTCTGGCTGCAACAGTTTCAGCCCGCTCGCCCGGAGGAGTGGAGTGTGCGGCATGAGGGGAATCTGCATGCCTTCGGCTATGTCCAAGCGTCGAAGCAACAGCGCAAGTTTGTCGATTGCTGTCCAGACTTGGATTACGCTGTCATCTGTGAGAGTTATCGCCATGTGTTCATCTACAAGCCACGCAATGATTCAGCTGGTGGCTTGCGGAATCGCAATGGTCCTCAGGTGGTTATTGGCAAACAGAATTTGGTGACTCTCGACGATGACGTGGGCGAGGTACTTGGCCTAATTACCGCACCAAATGTGATTACTATTCTCACCGAACATGCTGTGTTTTATTTACAAGTTTAA
- the LOC117781167 gene encoding transmembrane emp24 domain-containing protein 3, whose protein sequence is MLKHQSNNNNNKRTARNSNNNKMTTSMLLLSLLMSLAALLQRSDAVEFTFDLADNAEDCFYEEIKRNTSAYFEFQVSAGGDLDVDVELKDPQNQVIYTSKRATYDSHQFTAETTGVYTACFSNKFSAFSHKIVYVDFQVGEEPALPGVDEHATVLTQMETSSQAIHKALNDILDAQTHHRLREAQGFKRAELINHRVMLWASLETASVALIGIVQILVLRNFFTDRKPSQQRYERL, encoded by the coding sequence ATGCTGAAGcaccaaagcaacaacaacaacaacaagagaaccgcccgcaacagcaacaacaacaaaatgacaacttcaatgttgttattgtcattatTAATGTCGCTGGCAGCGCTGCTGCAGCGCAGCGACGCCGTTGAGTTTACGTTCGATTTGGCGGACAATGCCGAAGATTGTTTCTACGAGGAGATCAAACGTAATACGAGCGcctattttgaatttcaagtATCTGCCGGCGGTGAtctggatgtggatgtggagtTGAAGGATCCACAGAATCAGGTCATCTATACGTCGAAGCGTGCCACGTACGATAGCCATCAGTTTACGGCGGAAACAACTGGCGTATATACGGCATGCTTTAGCAACAAATTCTCCGCGTTCTCGCACAAAATCGTCTACGTGGACTTTCAGGTGGGCGAGGAGCCCGCGTTGCCCGGCGTAGATGAGCACGCCACGGTTTTAACTCAAATGGAGACTTCGTCGCAGGCGATACACAAGGCACTCAACGATATACTCGATGCCCAGACACATCATCGTTTGCGGGAGGCGCAGGGATTCAAGCGTGCCGAGCTCATCAATCATCGTGTCATGTTGTGGGCATCCCTGGAAACCGCCTCGGTTGCACTAATCGGTATTGTACAGATTCTAGTGTTGCGCAACTTCTTCACGGATCGCAAGCCGAGCCAACAGCGCTATGAACGCCTCTAG
- the LOC117785703 gene encoding formin-like protein 20, with translation MSATARGPAAAAASTTAGPTTASTAAMSATTAAGAANNDLDGNQCHHRRRHRRNPPPPPPDDQPPPPPPPETSHRLHLHHHRQEDIPPPPPPPPLCDCDLDDLDIASTAATTAMIPPPPRPAASTTTTASARRPTTARLGLSRNAGCADQQKTHKGLEKVQKKIL, from the coding sequence atgTCCGCCACCGCCCGAGGAccagccgccgccgccgcctccACCACCGCCGGACCAACCACCGCCTCCACCGCCGCCATGtccgccaccaccgccgccggCGCTGCAAATAATGATCTTGACGGGAATCAATGtcaccaccgccgccgccaccgccgTAATccaccgccgccaccgccGGATGATCAGCCACCGCCTCCACCGCCGCCTGAGACCAGCCAccgcctccacctccaccaccaccgccaggAGGACAtaccgccgccgccgccaccaccgccgctCTGTGATTGTGACCTTGATGACCTGGACATCGCCTCCAccgccgccaccaccgccaTGATACCGCCGCCTCCGAGACCAGCCGcctccaccaccaccaccgcctccGCCCGAAGACCAACCACCGCCCGGCTTGGGCTTAGCCGTAACGCTGGCTGCGCCGATCAGCAAAAGACACACAAAGGCCTAGAAaaggtacaaaaaaaaattctatag